From a single Longimicrobium sp. genomic region:
- a CDS encoding TetR/AcrR family transcriptional regulator produces MERIRIESPIQEAATRSPGRPRSEEAHDAILRAAVALIREIGYDAVGMEAIAARAGVGKATVYRRWKDKETLVIEAIGRIVASIPVPDTGTAEGDLMGMMRVALGMYGDPASGALLSGLVAAMARSERIAHAIRSGFEATWRDAMRAVLERGVARGELRADLDVTLATDVVSAPFFYRFLMSGAPVDEPLAREVVAVALRAFGRG; encoded by the coding sequence ATGGAACGCATCCGTATCGAATCTCCCATCCAAGAGGCGGCGACCCGGTCACCCGGGCGGCCGCGCAGCGAGGAGGCGCACGACGCGATCCTCCGCGCCGCGGTCGCGCTGATCCGCGAAATCGGCTACGACGCGGTGGGGATGGAGGCGATCGCCGCGCGCGCGGGCGTGGGCAAGGCCACCGTCTACCGGCGCTGGAAGGACAAGGAGACCCTGGTGATCGAGGCCATCGGCCGCATCGTGGCGTCCATCCCCGTCCCCGACACGGGAACGGCGGAGGGCGACCTGATGGGGATGATGCGCGTGGCGCTGGGGATGTACGGCGACCCGGCCAGCGGCGCGCTCCTCTCCGGCCTGGTGGCGGCGATGGCGCGGAGCGAGCGCATCGCCCACGCGATCCGCTCGGGCTTCGAGGCCACCTGGCGCGACGCGATGCGCGCGGTGCTCGAGCGCGGCGTCGCGCGCGGAGAGCTGCGCGCGGACCTGGACGTGACGCTCGCCACGGACGTGGTCAGCGCGCCCTTCTTCTACCGTTTCCTGATGTCCGGCGCGCCCGTCGACGAGCCGCTGGCGCGCGAGGTGGTTGCCGTCGCCCTGCGCGCGTTCGGGCGCGGGTAG
- a CDS encoding cytochrome P450, protein MEAATMDIFSPETRRDPYPLYDRLRAAAPVFQEPRSGHWMLFDYDSVRRALNDADVFSSVVAPNAPRTSRWLIFSDPPRHTHLRGLVMRAFTPRAVAAMEPRIRELSRGLLDPAIERGEMDLVADYAVPLPLLVIAEMLGAPAEDRPRFRRWTDAMVAMAHTVADDDAAARAVADFVAAHDEMAAYLPPLLEARRRNSRDDLLTRLVEVEIEGERLAEEDILGFFELLLLAGHETTANLISNAVLSLAAHPDQLARLRAEPALVPGAVEEVLRYRSPVQAVFRRAKREVELGGRAIPAGALVLAWIGAANRDPARFAEPARFDVARDPNPHVAFGHGIHFCMGAALARIEGRVALAHLLDRLGEIEITAGDDWEPREGFHVHGPSSLPIRFEPRNRMARME, encoded by the coding sequence ATGGAGGCCGCGACGATGGACATCTTCTCCCCCGAGACCCGCCGCGATCCCTATCCGCTGTACGACCGGCTGCGCGCCGCCGCGCCGGTGTTCCAGGAGCCGCGCTCGGGCCACTGGATGCTGTTCGACTACGACAGCGTCAGGCGCGCGCTGAACGACGCCGACGTGTTCAGCTCGGTGGTCGCGCCGAACGCGCCGCGCACGTCGAGGTGGCTCATCTTCTCCGATCCCCCGCGGCACACCCACCTGCGCGGGCTGGTGATGCGCGCCTTCACCCCGCGCGCGGTGGCCGCGATGGAGCCGCGCATCCGCGAGCTGTCGCGCGGGCTGCTCGATCCCGCCATCGAGCGCGGGGAGATGGACCTGGTGGCCGACTACGCCGTCCCGCTGCCGCTGCTGGTGATCGCGGAGATGCTGGGCGCGCCGGCCGAGGACCGTCCCCGCTTCCGGCGCTGGACCGACGCGATGGTGGCGATGGCGCACACGGTGGCCGACGACGACGCGGCGGCGCGCGCGGTGGCGGATTTCGTCGCCGCGCACGACGAGATGGCGGCGTACCTCCCCCCGCTGCTGGAGGCGCGGCGGCGAAATTCGCGAGACGACCTGCTGACGCGGCTGGTGGAGGTGGAGATCGAGGGCGAGCGGCTGGCGGAGGAGGACATCCTGGGCTTCTTCGAGCTCCTCCTGCTGGCCGGCCACGAGACCACGGCGAACCTCATCTCCAACGCCGTCCTGTCCCTCGCCGCGCACCCGGACCAGCTCGCGCGCCTCCGCGCCGAGCCGGCGCTCGTCCCCGGCGCGGTCGAGGAGGTGCTGCGCTACCGCTCGCCCGTGCAGGCCGTCTTCCGCAGGGCGAAGCGCGAGGTGGAGCTGGGCGGCCGCGCCATCCCGGCGGGCGCGCTGGTGCTGGCGTGGATCGGCGCCGCGAACCGCGACCCGGCGCGCTTCGCCGAGCCCGCGCGCTTCGACGTGGCGCGCGACCCCAACCCGCACGTGGCGTTCGGGCACGGCATCCACTTCTGCATGGGCGCGGCGCTGGCGCGCATCGAGGGCCGCGTCGCCCTCGCGCACCTCCTCGACCGCCTGGGCGAGATCGAGATCACCGCCGGCGACGACTGGGAGCCGCGCGAGGGTTTTCACGTGCACGGCCCGTCGAGCCTCCCCATCCGCTTCGAGCCGCGAAATCGGATGGCAAGGATGGAGTGA
- a CDS encoding class I SAM-dependent methyltransferase: MPEPTARFDAASARDAWDRAADAYAQGQASGRDFYRYEFLGPQQVALCGEVRGLRVLDVGCGSGYFAREMAKRGARVAGVDLSPRMLEHARREEIAAPLGIDYLEGDAAEVVAGLDPASFDLATSCVALQDMADVPGVLRGVRAALRPGGRFVASITHPCSDTPFRRWEKDERGTKRWLCIDRYFERGPLEYAWSGWAYDFTTPALHATLEDWLGWILDAGFHLRALREPRPTDDAIRARPDLEDAARVPYYLVFDLVRP, from the coding sequence ATGCCGGAGCCCACCGCGCGCTTCGACGCCGCGTCCGCCCGCGACGCCTGGGACCGCGCGGCCGACGCGTACGCGCAGGGCCAGGCCTCCGGGCGCGACTTCTACCGCTACGAGTTCCTCGGCCCGCAGCAGGTGGCCCTGTGCGGCGAGGTGCGCGGGCTGCGCGTGCTCGACGTCGGCTGCGGCAGCGGCTACTTCGCGCGGGAGATGGCGAAGCGCGGCGCGCGCGTCGCCGGCGTCGACCTCTCCCCGCGGATGCTGGAGCACGCGCGGCGCGAAGAGATCGCCGCGCCGCTCGGCATCGACTATCTCGAAGGCGACGCCGCCGAGGTCGTCGCCGGCCTCGACCCCGCGTCGTTCGACCTGGCCACGTCGTGCGTGGCGCTGCAGGACATGGCCGACGTGCCGGGCGTGCTCCGCGGCGTGCGCGCGGCGCTGCGGCCGGGCGGGCGCTTCGTGGCCTCCATCACCCACCCGTGCAGCGACACGCCGTTCCGCCGCTGGGAGAAGGACGAGCGCGGCACCAAGCGATGGCTCTGCATCGACCGCTACTTCGAGCGCGGGCCGCTGGAGTACGCGTGGAGCGGCTGGGCGTACGACTTCACCACGCCCGCGCTGCACGCCACGCTGGAGGACTGGCTCGGCTGGATCCTGGACGCCGGCTTCCACCTCCGCGCGCTCCGCGAGCCGCGTCCCACCGACGACGCCATCCGCGCGCGCCCGGACCTGGAGGACGCCGCGCGCGTGCCGTACTACCTCGTCTTCGACCTCGTCCGCCCGTGA
- a CDS encoding NUDIX domain-containing protein — translation MRAETELPARTFGAAPGEVASRPRHAAYAVIVDGEGHVAAVRGRGGRFWLPGGGSLAGETPEETVLREIREELGREARPGDRIARATQHFHAADEGCWYEMAAVFVLAELVGDVIHPAEDEMSWLDPARDAALFFHPCHAWAAEMGVAR, via the coding sequence ATGCGCGCCGAGACGGAGCTCCCCGCGCGCACCTTCGGCGCCGCGCCCGGCGAGGTGGCGTCCCGCCCGCGCCACGCCGCGTACGCCGTGATCGTGGATGGAGAGGGGCACGTCGCGGCCGTCCGTGGCCGCGGTGGCCGCTTCTGGCTCCCCGGCGGCGGCTCGCTCGCCGGCGAGACGCCGGAGGAGACGGTGCTGCGCGAGATCCGCGAGGAGCTGGGCCGCGAGGCGCGCCCGGGAGACCGGATCGCCCGCGCGACGCAGCACTTCCACGCGGCGGACGAGGGATGCTGGTACGAGATGGCGGCGGTGTTCGTCCTTGCCGAGCTAGTTGGAGATGTGATTCATCCCGCGGAAGACGAGATGTCCTGGCTCGATCCGGCACGCGATGCCGCCCTCTTCTTCCACCCCTGCCACGCCTGGGCGGCCGAGATGGGAGTCGCGCGATGA
- a CDS encoding DUF5990 family protein: protein MSKEMERELPLRIVVLRPPPGVTFAVQRGRDGLLPPACVSGDEIAFELTVRAAPRGDGTVNLLGPFAQGSPSDRFIYVSSGTSAGQAGSCWTRRAKVKTAGITPALVEEALATPGAVLEARIAGTARDGGPCCATVPLLDGGWRVRRG, encoded by the coding sequence ATGAGCAAGGAGATGGAACGCGAGCTCCCGCTCCGCATCGTCGTGCTGCGGCCGCCGCCCGGCGTGACCTTCGCCGTACAGCGCGGCCGCGACGGGCTGCTCCCGCCGGCCTGCGTCTCGGGAGACGAGATCGCGTTCGAGCTGACGGTTCGCGCCGCGCCGCGCGGGGACGGCACGGTGAACCTGCTCGGCCCGTTCGCGCAGGGGTCGCCTTCGGACCGCTTCATCTACGTCAGCTCGGGGACGTCGGCCGGCCAGGCGGGGAGCTGCTGGACGCGCCGCGCGAAGGTGAAGACGGCCGGCATCACCCCCGCGCTGGTGGAGGAAGCGCTCGCTACCCCCGGAGCCGTCCTCGAGGCGCGCATCGCGGGCACCGCGCGCGACGGCGGCCCGTGCTGCGCCACCGTCCCGCTCCTAGACGGCGGCTGGCGCGTCCGGCGCGGCTGA
- a CDS encoding MOSC domain-containing protein: protein MTSATVTAVSVSPAHTFSKPNADVIRLLAGLGVEGDAHLGVTVKHRSRVARDPTQPNLRQVHLVHAELHDELRDAGFTVRPGDMGENVTTRGVDLLALPTGTRLRLGDEAVVEVTGLRNPCVQLDRFQPGLMSAVLDRDEHGELVRKGGIMAVVIAGGRVRPGDAIRVELPPGPHRPLQPV from the coding sequence ATGACGAGCGCGACGGTGACGGCGGTCAGCGTCAGCCCGGCGCACACCTTCAGCAAGCCGAATGCGGATGTGATCCGCCTGCTCGCCGGCCTGGGGGTGGAAGGCGACGCGCACCTGGGCGTGACGGTGAAGCACCGCTCGCGCGTGGCGCGCGACCCCACGCAGCCCAACCTGCGCCAGGTGCACCTGGTCCACGCCGAGCTGCACGACGAGCTGCGCGACGCCGGCTTCACCGTGCGCCCCGGCGACATGGGCGAGAACGTCACCACGCGCGGCGTCGACCTGCTCGCCCTTCCCACCGGCACGCGCCTGCGGCTGGGCGACGAGGCGGTGGTGGAGGTCACCGGCCTGCGCAACCCGTGCGTGCAGCTGGACCGCTTCCAGCCCGGGCTTATGTCCGCCGTGCTCGATCGCGACGAGCACGGCGAGCTGGTGCGCAAAGGCGGCATCATGGCCGTCGTCATCGCTGGCGGCCGCGTCCGCCCCGGCGACGCCATCCGCGTCGAGCTCCCGCCCGGGCCCCATCGCCCGCTGCAGCCGGTGTGA